cttgcatgggtccactatcctgcatgagttaatgactgcttgacaccactaaatagatcgtgggtggtggaggtggaaatcctgcatgagtccactatctcctagttcggtcgaatactgagaccgaactgctgaattatggccgagcagcttttgccgatctgagagtagagcttgatgccgacctgagagcaaccgagctgtaggctggggccgaactctttggttgtgccgaactgaactttgatactctttagtcatgccgaactgatactctttcttgggctttaggctgatgggctttgctgctgttgggcttgtttagtacgtactccatcagtaGCTCTTTTAGTTGGATAAGAATCAAGTAAGTTAGCTCAGGTTGTAGGAATTATCAAGGGGCCTCTTAGGATATCCCAAAGTTCCATTCTCACCATAGTAAACAATAGAGTAGCTACTAGGCTAATCTTGAATAGTAAACGCCCTCTAAACGTCAATACGTCATACTTTTGATTTGGGTAGTTTGATAAGTAGCAATTTGTGATCAAACATATGAAATTGAATACAACTTTTAAATTGAGCAGCACCATTGCTATAAAGGTCAAAGTGTAATTATCTAGGATAATCCTCAGTTCTCTTGATTTTCAATTCTTTCCGTGTGAGAACTGATGTAAGCAAATAGCCTCCACGTTTCACTTCATTATCATACAATATTGATTTGAATGGGGTAGCTTGAACAGTGCCTTTTTCTGACGTGAACAAATTTGGGATGTATCAATTGAATTTTTTTACATCTTAATTGGAGTGTGTTTGTGAAACCTATTCTGATGGTCCTTTATTCCAGACATGACAGAAGTTAATGGTAGAGCTTCCCATTGCAATGATGTTTGCAACCTTCAACGTCTCGTAATGAACAGAAAAAAGGCAGCAGATAACAGCCCAGACACTTCTTGATTCGTTAATCATGGTAAGCTTTTCTTCAATCTTTTATCTGCGTACATAATACAGAAATGTATCTAGAGTACAAGTGATATCAAGAAACAGAATGTATATTCTATCTATTGGTATCTCCATCTTCTTTGCTTCCTATTTTGGAAACGGAGTGACAATATTTCATACTTGTATTTTTGTTGGTCCAATATCTGCACCCCACATTACTAGTTCCTCGtaactaatgaataatgatTACACCAATGTGTCAGGTCAAAAGAGATTCTTCCATTTGTCGCAATGGTCCTTGTTATTGTATCACTAACTGATGCATATAaactttatttgttttttctgTGCCTAAATATGTTAATCCAGCTTCGATTGAATGGGAAGAGAGCCGAAGGAAATGGACTGGAGATATATCTCAGAGGCCGCGAGGAATGCAAAATGATCCAATTATAAGGTATTGGGATCTCGTTCTCTTACCCGCTCCATGAAAATCCAATGTAGTAATAGTTATATTTTGATCGTTTTGATACTTAATCTGTCCTATCGGTTACTCAGGACAAGGGTTAACAAGTGTTCACAAGGATTATTAGTTTTCATTGAAAAGTTGATTTTTGCATTACATATGGTTTCTAGTAATTCTATGATGGTGCATTGATTCTTCATCGTGAGATCTCTTGCAGCTGGTCAACGACGTATGAAGACTTGCTCTCGACCAATGACCCTTTCCCTAAGCCAATTCCTTTACCCGTAAGTTAAACTTTACGCTACACCATATTTGAACTCCTGTCTAGTACAAGTAGATAAATATAGATGCATTTACACTTTTGCAGGAGATGGTAGATTTTTTGGTTGATACCTGGCATGACGAGGGGCTTTTTGATTAGATAATCTTATCGAAGAGGCTTCACACCGATAAAACATCAGCTTCCTTCTGTTGTTGTTAAATAGTGATGAACATACTTTTAGCTTGATTATGCTTCTTAATGATGCATTGCCTTGTCGATAAGGTGCTGATCTTATATATTGTTCTACAACAATAATCACACTCTGTGGGGGATAAGGTGCTACATCTCGTGTTGTCGAATGAGTACCAATTGTGTTGCATAGCTTATGTGGGAGGATTGAGCATGTCTTATTTTTTCTAGTTTTAGTTATGCAGCAGTGTAGTATGAGTATGATATATAGGTAATgcattcaactgaaaatcttaCTAGttgttagtttagtttcttcttaAAATGTAGAAGAGCTAGCAACTAGATTTGTATGAACACATAAAATGTTGCAGATGTTGGTGTGTAATgctaatactactattttttaattttgaatactTTAAATGAGCACTGATGTTTTTTCTATGATCatgaaatattataattatgcCTGTTCTTAAAAAAATTAGACACAAATCAATACTGCACAAAAACTTCAAATTTCTACACTACTTCAAATCAATACTACTACTTGTTAGTATGTCTGAtgcatttgattttttttacgcCATATCaccattttttctcttatttgaaGTCGCATTAATACAGAACAAATAAGTACAAAATCCATATCTTACTTTCCActtaaatatatgtttttactatttatatacatttttttattacataTACAGAATATCTGAacgattttatatttatatcatcatttttataattatatcaCCTCTAATAACTATTAATGCCAAAAATGTGGGGACACATAAATCGCCAAGAGCATGAGCACGATTATAGCCCTTCGATCTTCCACTTTGCCGGACCCATCATACCCCACGATCTAAGATCAACGCCTTGAAACTGGAGATTAGAAGATACTCTGGTATAAATATCAAACAAAGCAACGAAAAACGCATGAGTTCAGTCTAGCAAACAGAAACCGCAAGCTCACGAAAAAATGATTTCTTCTTCGCAAAGCTTCCTCTCtatcgtcgtcgtcgtcgtcctcTTCTCGCCGATCGCCTCCGTCGTCGGGCTGCTCCGTCCGCCGCCGAATCTGTCAATGATTTCGGTTGAGCGGCTGATTCACGACCTCAATTTGTTCCCGAACCATCCGATCAACATCGTCGACGATGAGGTTGCTTCTCCCGACGCTGCGAGGCTTGTCGAGAGGCGGTTTAGGTTTCCGAATTCGGTGGATCCCAACGCAGCTGAGGAACTAGGTCACCATGCCGGTTATTATAAGATTGAGCATTCTCATGCCGCCAGGTTAGCTTCTTCAGAAATTGATTAGTATATGTTACAAGCTCCTTGCCgttgaactttttttttgttgacgTTTATTAATTCGTAATCAGTAACTGACTCGCATAAGCAGCCGATTTATAGAAATATGACGGTTGGTTGACTAATTTTCCTCGATTATCCGCGATGTCATATCGATTAATCGCGTGTGATAGATATTTTTATTATGTGCTATATCGCGACTCGCGAGTGAGGAAAACGTGGTTTGCTCACATTGATCGAGTTAAAGCACCATGACTAATATTTTGCCACGTTTCGTGATTGTATCATTGTACATTGTTGCGATGAGCATTTCAATACATGTTTGATTAATTCGCATGTACCAGCAGTTAGTTGACGTATAGCCGCTTTCTCTGTGCAATAACTGTTCTACTTGTACATATACTTTCTAGGAACGGATTTGCTGCTACTTATTTACGGAGAACACTTTGTATCATCATTTTACACTCACTGGATATGTTTGTTTGCATTTCTGTCTAATGACGCTAAATATGGGATATCTGGATCTGCTTAGTTGGTTTGTACGCGCTGGCCTTGATATTTTATGCAAGGTTAATATGTCCTGAATCTTAATTTGGACATTTTACATTTTCTGTTGCCATGACCTAGCTGATAATTAGAATACCGGTGATCATATGTCTTGGGATTTACTTTGTTGACCTCATGAGCAATGTCAAGTGAggatttaatttttcaattgtCTGATTAACTGTATTCGAGAGTATGttccttaaattttaataatttaacatAATGTTTGTAAAGTTTCCTATGGAAATGTTTTGATTTTCTGCAGCCTCTGTTCTCACTGTACCCAATGCTCAAACTGTGGCTATTGGCATTATGGTTGCAGGATGTTTTACTTCTTCTTTGAGTCTCGTAATAGCACCACAGATCCTGTTGTCATCTGGTTGACTGGTGGGCCAGGTTGTAGCAGTGAGATGGCTCTTTTCTACGAAAATGGCCCCTTCACTATTGCTGATAATCTAACTCTTGTGAGAAATGAGTATGGGTGGGACCAGGTATTATACTTGGTTAATTCTGGTGATTAAAAATATGCTATTACCTACTGAATTTGATAAAATCCTTATGTCTACAATTCGTATACAGATATATTATCTGAATTAagctaattttttttccttgaaaGGGGAATTATGCTAATTGTCAATGTATTGTGTTCTAAACTTTTTGGTGCCATGTTTGAACTGCTGAATTTGGTTTACATTGTTCCCGATATGTCGATGATCTATTCACACTTTTAAGTGTCAAGCTTCAGAAACACTTGTTTGTGATATATAACGTTCTTTGATGATTTTGCAGGTTTCgaatattatatttgttgaCCAACCTATTGGAACTGGATTTAGCTATAGTTCTGATAATCGTGACATTCGCCATAATGAACATGATGTCAGCGATGACCTATATGACTTTATACAGGTTAGTTTTGTTACTTTGTTTCCCTCTTGCACCCTCTCATACAAGAGCATCTGGTCTTTGTTATGCTTCCTATTTCTCAGAAAGAATTTGAATGTATCTACATCTATCTTAGTAATTTTGATATTAGTCATGCAAGCGGAAAGACTTTTTTCTGACAAAAGAGAATTCAAATAATAGAGTGCCATTAAATGGCAAGTACCAAGAGCTTTCTGCTGTCACTCACTGACAAAGAATGTGGCAATTCAGGTTTTTAGAGTGTTGTTTCATTAATGAAGTTAACCCTCAAAAGATTCACTTTGTGCCTGATGATGATGCATGTGGAGGAGTAACTGGCATTGATTTTGATATGTTTCATCTCAAAGAAAATGATTGTTCGTCCATAGCAACTCTCAATAACTTAATATGTGAATGAGGTGTATAATGATAATTATTCTTGAAGCTCTGTGCGATTTAAGTTTTAGTAGTGTGAACCAAAAGCAAATATTTGAATATCACTTACTGATGAGTGATGAAAGAAATAATGTGTTGCGATGCTTTATGAAGcttattagaaatgggccactcaccccttaaaaggcctcataagggggagggttatccacacttatatagattagatgggatcttcaccaagtcgatgtgggatagaatttagagaatttaacacgccccctcacgtgtgggccggaaaggacatcggtcttccatcacgtgggtaggcaatgcaagagaaaccatcatcgatgtgggccggaaaggacatcggtcttccactcgtgagctagataagagataaagagagaaccatcatcgacttgggcccgctctgataccatattagaaatgggtcactcaccccttaaaaggtctcataagggggagggttatccacacttatatagattagatgggatcttcaccaagtcgatgtgggatagaatttagagaatttaacaaaGCTTTTGTACAGTGCATTACTTATACACAGGTTTCCATTTTTTACGATTAATGTGGAATTGCATTAGATGAAAAAGAGAGAGactaaaataaaacttaaataTTAAATAGAGTTCTTACCCTTCAGTTCTGCTGTAGGCATTCTTTACTGAGCATCCTGAACTAGCAAAGAATGATTTTTTCATTACTGGAGAGTCGTATGCTGGACATTATATTCCTGCTTTTGCTGGTCGCGTCCACCGTGGAAACAAAGAAGGGGAAGGAACTCATGTGAATCTGAAGGTATTACTGAAttgttaattttattgtttatgtAGCTGTGTTGAATATCTTATCTGATCTAAGCTAAACAGGGATTTGCTATGGGAAATGGTCTAACGGATCCAGGAATCCAGTATGCTGCATATGCTGATTATGCTCTTGATATGGGAATACTTACGCAATCTGAGCATGATCGTATCAACAAAGTGCTTCCACTATGTGAAGCAGCGATCAAGCTCTGTGGTACTATACATCCTCCTGTTCTTGATATTTTATGTTGCAATGATTTTTGTGTTTCCTGAGTATGGTCTGTTTGTCTTCTGTGAGTGGTCATTGCTTAAGCTGTTAAGCCTTATTTTTAAATCAGTTATGACAATATTTATTATATGCTTGGAGTGGCTCTATCACTCTGTAGCTATGTTGTTGGTTAGCTTAAACGTTTTTCCTTCACTTGTTTCAGGCACTGATGGAACTTTATCTTGCATGGCGGCCTATTTTGTTTGCAACACAATATTCAGTTCTATTATCTCACATGCTGGCGATGTGAATGTAAGAAGCTTATAACTCGTCTATTTCTGGGTTATCTCCTGATTTATAACTGATGtgcataaaatatataataacaGCAGGAACATTTACCTGTAATTGTATTAATTTATTCTTGGGATGAACTTGGGTCAAATCAACCAAGTGAACTCATTGATGATACTCATAAAACTCATCGATCTATGCTTACCATGTGCCAAAGCATCTTTGAGCTTTGAAATGACATGGGCTTTCTGCCTTTCTTCAGATAGAGGCTTTGTGCCTTGcatataatttttcaaaaagtaGGTCCTTACTTTCTCAAGCTAGAAGTTTTTGGTTGATGCTTCACTCTTTTTTCCTGCAGTATTATGATATCAGAAAGAAGTGCATAGGCAGTCTATGCTACGACTTCTCAAACTTGGAGAAGTTCCTCAATGAAAAACCTGTGAGGACAGCGCTTGGAGTTGGAGATATAGAGTTTGTCTCATGCAGTCCTACTGTTTACCAGGCAATGCTCATGGACTGGATGAGAAATCTTGAAACTGGAATCCCTGCTCTTCTTGAGGATGGAATAAAGATGCTGGTGTATGCTGGAGAATATGATTTGATCTGCAACTGGCTTGGTGAGACTACTTTACTTCTTGATCAGGGAGAAGTGACATTATCCAAATTGAAGTTCATTGACAAAACTGTGTTGAATCATTTCTATGAACAGGTAATTCAAGGTGGGTACATGCGATGCAGTGGAGTGGTCAGAATGACTttgaatcatcccccgaagtcCCTTTTCAAGTTGATGGTTCCGAAGCAGGATTGTTGACAAGTTATGGTCCTTTGAGTTTCTTAAAGGTCTTCTACCTCCTTTCTTCCCCTATTTTTCTCAGATTTTAATATGTAGATTCACTGCTATGCTGATTTACATTTTGCTCTTTCATTTGTCCATACAATTTCCTTTCTCAATATAGGTACATGATGCTGGACACATGGTTCCTATGGATCAGCCTAAAGCCGCACTAGAGATGCTGAAGAGGTGGATGAAGGGGTCACTCTCAAAACTGACTGCTGAACAGGATAATCTGGTTTCTTCGATGTGATTACGAAGCATGGCTTTTCTCGAACTATAAAATGTCTGTAACAAGAGATGACTTATGGACATCTTACAGCCTCTTGATAGTTATGTAGGATAAGTAATGGTGAAGGCATAATGTTGAAATTGGATGTGCTGTAATTACAAAATTTATCCTGTTTTGTTTTGTAGTTGCATGACAGCCCTTTTACTTAGCAGTTTATGGCCTTCATGTACTATAATGATAGATTCCCCATCTCTCGTATTGGGTTTCTGTCATTGATATGAATCTTTAGCTTATTATGGTAACATGTTTGACATTTACTTCTATTTGGATGATAACTGAAAAGTAGTGTTTCATGGACCTGTTTTTCCTTCTTGGTAATTCTCTCTCTAGGATGAGTAGTTATATACCTTTCTTTATCACTTCCATTCAGTTTAATAAGCTTAGTCCAGTGAAGATGCCCTACTGATCCTTAAATGTGATCCCCATTGTACTTGAAATCTTGATTAATGATTTTAAAGATGCTCATAGAGCCCTAGCTTCATCAACAAACCTATGATCCTTATGAATTTGGCACTAATTATTGTTCTCTCTATGAGTTGATGtcactttcattttcttttaacaAATTGGTTTTGAATGCAGAAAATATCTATAGTTTTTTGTCGTGGCATTTAATGGGCAAACGATGACCAGGATCAGTTGGCCACAGTCATTTGAGGTTGACAGCACTTGTAACTTGTAAGTACTGTATATCAATTCGTATGTTGGGTGCGTGTGTGGCTTTGAGTTTGCTGCATAGTATCTCGTCGTTGGGCCCTGCATTTCAACTCGAAAGAGTcaaattcattttttctttGGGCTGTTATGCCCTTATATCATCAAACAAGTGCACTTGGTGTATGTAGACCACTAACTACAGGAAATCTTGTGTAAGGTTCACGAGCATGATCCCACCTCTCATCTTCGAATAtagctttattttgttttattctatgctTTCTTTAGATCCGTCTTTGTTCTTTTCAGATGAACAGTGGCAAGTTAACTCACGGACGGTATGGAGCTAAAACGTGCTGTCTTACCTTTTTTGATGGAGCCTTGGCACTTATTCAGCATGATTGGATTTTAAGAAGGTAAATTTCTAATCTATCAGTGATCTAGTTCTTCTTGCATTCGTTACTTGGTAAACCACTCTGGAGGAGGTGGGGGGCTGTCATTGAAAGTACTCATATTCCGAACAATGCACATGGACTTAGCGCATAACGTCCTGACACTATACAGACATGAGAGGCCATAAACTACGACTATATTGCACATGAATCGAAGCTTGGGGTGGTGGGTTCATGAACTAATGTAAATGATTATATTGCACTTGAGTCGAAAACCACCAGAAACAAACTTCAATCGTAGACAGAGTGAACTAAGCTTTGAAAACCTCTACCCACTGTCTACCAACATGCCATTTTAGTTCTTTCATACTAGAGTCAGTTTTTAGTTAAAAGTGTGCTGGATTCAAGTTGAGGTAGGAACTCAATTTTATTGACTATATTGCACGTTATAGGACCCAAAATGATACTAGCTTTGAATTAAATTCAGAAACTAATAAAATTTGTTGATCTGATGGTACTTAATCCAATAAGCAGCCACTAGCCAGCAGCTTCACGTGTTAGTGGGAAACCTTGTTTATATTATGCAGACAAAACCCCTTTTGCTTTCACCAAACAGTTTACCTTAACAGCCACAGACTTTTGAAACCACTTTACCATCAGCCCCAGACCAAGATCAAGTGCAGATTGTGCTTGCTCCCCATTCCGCAATAACATCAAAAATCATTTCATCACGAACCCCACCAAATAAATCATGGCAATACATACATCTTCTGTGATAAGCAAATGGATCGAATCTAATGATATGTGCTTTTTTTGTCTATACCTGAGAAATACTGTAGTGGATCCATGATCTACGCAGTATATCTTTGTTCATTATAGGAGAGGCTAATCTTGTGGTCTTTGAAATTTACTTGTGATGGTCTAGGCTATAGATAAAAATTGGCAGTATTAAGCAAATCATGTAGAATTTGTGTATTGTTCTCTTGTGTTGAGTTGAGATCCAAATAAATAGCTGTTTGTTGATGGTTTCGTGGGATCTTAAGAAATTATGTCCCACCTTCAATTTTGTCTGCATGAAATACAGTGCCATTCCTCCACCATGTTAGTTGCTTTACCAGTGGACCTCTCTCTCCCCACATCACCTTATCTTTCTATTCCTGGCAAAGGTATCCCAGGTAATTCTGTTGGCTCGGCTCGGTCATATTGAATTAGCATATAACATATGAAGCTGGAATAATACATACTATTTTGGTTTTTTACCTCTTTCTCCCAAGGGTTCGCCCGTCGCCATATATGTTCTCTCACTGCATATAAAGTTTACCATAGCCTGTTAAATTAAGTGTCCATCCTTGTATGTTTGCTGTTCTTTAGCAAAAGGTTGGGTTGGGTCATAATTGGACAAGGTTTAAGATTTACGAGGAATAGTTTCCATGTGTTGCTATATTTAGGTGatctaataaatatatagaaataatATAGGTTAACATTTGATTTGACTAAATAATTTTCAAACTTGGATCACGTATTGTATACTCAATTTATATTCCGCACATGGTTAGCGCCTTTGGTTGTACAGTTTTCTGTGACTCTCACTGTTTTTGTGTAATGCAGTAATAAATAATCATGTTTAGTAGTATCACTTTTAATACATAGGACCATTTTTCTACAGTATACCAATAGGTTAAAATTGTTGAAAGGTGAAATAGAACTTGGAATTGATTTGAAGCTGCGCAATTATACATCTATCtgctttttctttgtttggccAGAATAATAAAAGAGAAGGAGTACCTAAGTTTgattactttcataaaaattagaa
This portion of the Salvia splendens isolate huo1 chromosome 10, SspV2, whole genome shotgun sequence genome encodes:
- the LOC121752540 gene encoding serine carboxypeptidase-like; this encodes MISSSQSFLSIVVVVVLFSPIASVVGLLRPPPNLSMISVERLIHDLNLFPNHPINIVDDEVASPDAARLVERRFRFPNSVDPNAAEELGHHAGYYKIEHSHAARMFYFFFESRNSTTDPVVIWLTGGPGCSSEMALFYENGPFTIADNLTLVRNEYGWDQVSNIIFVDQPIGTGFSYSSDNRDIRHNEHDVSDDLYDFIQAFFTEHPELAKNDFFITGESYAGHYIPAFAGRVHRGNKEGEGTHVNLKGFAMGNGLTDPGIQYAAYADYALDMGILTQSEHDRINKVLPLCEAAIKLCGTDGTLSCMAAYFVCNTIFSSIISHAGDVNYYDIRKKCIGSLCYDFSNLEKFLNEKPVRTALGVGDIEFVSCSPTVYQAMLMDWMRNLETGIPALLEDGIKMLVYAGEYDLICNWLGNSRWVHAMQWSGQNDFESSPEVPFQVDGSEAGLLTSYGPLSFLKVHDAGHMVPMDQPKAALEMLKRWMKGSLSKLTAEQDNLVSSM